The proteins below are encoded in one region of Mya arenaria isolate MELC-2E11 chromosome 15, ASM2691426v1:
- the LOC128220613 gene encoding trans-1,2-dihydrobenzene-1,2-diol dehydrogenase-like gives MAATRWGCLGPGKISCDFFLAIQDNIPALEHEFVAVASRDENRAKEFAERFKFKRYYSSYDDVANDKDVDIVYIGTLHTTHVELSLKMLKAGKSVLCEKSMAMNLKQAKLVLDTAKTEKRLFIEACWSRFFPVYDLIRSELGKGTLGEVRMVQANFCKQVAHFDRVKNISMGGGGVLVFGIYCIQFACLVFKEMPESITVVGGLLGDVDEGACVILKYRGGAMANLTYHVNSGQGKNTAVILGQKGKIELNDPFHCATRCRTPSGEHEFPLKNNDYNFINSSGLSYEAVAARDSLLKGEIEHPKYSHADSIMVHTIMDEVRRQLGVRYPDFD, from the exons atggCGGCGACACGATGGGGATGTTTGGGTCCGGGAAAGATCTCATGCGACTTCTTCCTGGCCATCCAGGACAACATTCCCGCACTGGAACACGAG TTTGTTGCCGTCGCATCACGGGATGAGAATCGGGCGAAGGAATTTGCAGAGAGGTTCAAATTCAAACGGTATTACAGCTCTTATGACGATGTTGCCAACGATAAGGATGTCG ATATCGTCTACATAGGAACCTTACACACCACTCACGTAGAGCTCTCCTTGAAGATGTTAAAG GCTGGGAAGAGTGTACTTTGCGAGAAGTCAATGGCGATGAACCTAAAACAAGCCAAGCTCGTTTTAGATACAGCCAAAACAGAGAAAAGACTCTTCATCGAG GCTTGTTGGAGTCGTTTCTTCCCAGTTTACGACCTGATACGCTCTGAGCTGGGCAAAGGAACCCTTGGTGAAGTCCGCATGGTTCAAGCCAACTTTTGCAAACAG GTCGCCCACTTCGACCGCGTAAAGAATATATCGATGGGAGGAGGCGGTGTGCTTGTCTTCGGCATCTACTGTATACAGTTCGCTTGTCTCGTCTTCAAGGAAATGCCTGAGTCAATTACAGTAGTCGGAGGGTTATTAGGAG ACGTCGACGAAGGAGCCTGcgtcatattaaagtatcgGGGTGGAGCGATGGCCAACCTGACATATCACGTTAACAGCGGGCAGGGCAAAAACACCGCTGTCATCCTCGGACAGAAAGGCAAAATTGAG CTGAACGATCCATTCCATTGCGCAACCCGATGTCGCACCCCCTCGGGAGAACACGAATTTCCGTTGAAGAACAACGactacaacttcatcaacaGTAGCGGATTGTCGTATGAGGCTGTCGCTGCTAGGGACTCGCTCCTCAAAG GTGAGATAGAGCACCCGAAATACAGCCATGCTGACAGCATCATGGTACACACGATAATGGACGAGGTACGACGTCAGCTGGGAGTGAGGTACCCCGACTTCGACTGA